A window of the Paenibacillus antri genome harbors these coding sequences:
- a CDS encoding MFS transporter, with amino-acid sequence MTNANETADSTLAKPAPDLTFAKGAARTVFPVVLGVSAIHMLNDSMQAVVPAILPSLQKPLDLSYTQIGFVIFALNITSSLLQPLIGMYSDRKPSPFMLPLGMVMSLLGMGGIALAPNYAALLAAVMLVGLGSAVFHPEGSKVVYLAAGERRGLAQSIYQVGGNGGSSTQPLMTKYLFLPFGQLAAFWFMGVAAVAVVISWFVSRWYKGNLHLRRPKPAKTVDRTLQSEASREEGGGKTAKVVWIGMCLLVLLTFARSTYHTAILNYYQYFYAEQYATTIEWAQLPLFLFGVLGVAGTFVGGPLADRFGPKRIIFGSMAGAVPFAALLPYLPQAAVVPVFMAMGFILSLGFSVVVVYAQLLMPNHIGTASGLIVGLAFGMGALGAVVLGAFIDGFGLKPVFLAASVLPLLGLVTFKLPDLRKP; translated from the coding sequence ATGACTAACGCCAACGAAACGGCGGACTCGACGCTCGCGAAGCCGGCGCCGGATCTCACCTTCGCCAAGGGCGCCGCGCGCACCGTGTTCCCGGTCGTGCTGGGCGTCAGCGCGATCCATATGCTGAACGACTCGATGCAGGCGGTCGTACCCGCGATTTTGCCGTCGCTGCAAAAGCCGCTCGACTTGTCGTACACGCAGATCGGCTTCGTCATTTTCGCGTTGAATATCACTTCTTCGCTTCTCCAGCCGCTCATCGGCATGTACTCCGACCGCAAGCCTTCGCCGTTCATGCTGCCGCTCGGCATGGTCATGAGCCTGCTGGGCATGGGGGGCATCGCCCTCGCGCCGAACTACGCCGCCCTCCTCGCGGCCGTCATGCTCGTCGGGCTCGGCTCGGCCGTGTTCCATCCGGAAGGCTCGAAGGTCGTCTACTTGGCGGCGGGCGAGCGCCGCGGTCTCGCGCAATCGATCTACCAGGTCGGGGGCAACGGGGGCAGCTCGACGCAGCCGCTCATGACGAAGTATTTGTTTCTCCCGTTCGGGCAGCTGGCGGCGTTCTGGTTCATGGGCGTAGCGGCGGTCGCCGTCGTAATATCCTGGTTCGTGTCGAGGTGGTATAAGGGAAACTTGCATCTGCGTCGGCCGAAGCCGGCGAAGACCGTGGACCGCACGCTGCAGTCCGAGGCGTCGCGGGAAGAGGGGGGCGGGAAGACCGCGAAGGTCGTCTGGATCGGCATGTGCCTGCTCGTGCTGCTCACGTTCGCGCGATCAACGTACCATACGGCAATCTTAAACTATTACCAGTACTTCTACGCGGAGCAGTACGCGACGACGATCGAGTGGGCGCAGCTGCCGTTGTTTCTGTTCGGCGTGCTCGGCGTCGCAGGCACGTTCGTGGGCGGTCCGCTCGCCGATCGCTTCGGGCCGAAGCGGATCATCTTCGGCTCGATGGCGGGGGCGGTGCCGTTCGCGGCGTTGCTGCCTTACCTGCCGCAGGCGGCCGTCGTCCCCGTGTTCATGGCGATGGGCTTTATTCTTTCGTTGGGCTTCTCCGTCGTCGTCGTGTATGCGCAGCTCTTGATGCCGAACCATATCGGAACGGCGTCGGGACTTATCGTCGGCCTGGCGTTCGGCATGGGGGCGCTCGGCGCCGTCGTCCTTGGCGCCTTCATCGACGGGTTCGGTCTGAAGCCGGTGTTCCTCGCCGCGAGCGTGCTGCCGCTCCTCGGACTCGTGACGTTCAAGCTGCCGGATTTACGGAAGCCATAA
- a CDS encoding VOC family protein encodes MKKLEHIGVMVKNMDESIRFYTEIIGMNLDRRVALNDEVELAFLTFPGQESVEVELVGRFDGKLSADGIVNHLAFTVDDIEAEIARLQAAGVSMIDTAPRVILNGIQIAFFYGPNGEKLELFQKP; translated from the coding sequence GTGAAGAAGTTGGAACACATCGGAGTTATGGTAAAGAACATGGACGAATCGATTCGGTTTTACACGGAAATTATCGGCATGAACCTGGACCGCCGCGTCGCGTTGAACGACGAAGTGGAGCTCGCGTTCCTGACGTTCCCGGGGCAGGAGAGCGTCGAGGTGGAGCTCGTCGGCCGGTTCGACGGCAAGCTGTCCGCGGACGGCATCGTGAATCATCTCGCCTTCACCGTCGACGACATCGAAGCGGAGATCGCGCGGCTGCAGGCGGCGGGCGTGTCGATGATCGACACGGCGCCCCGCGTCATTCTGAACGGGATTCAAATCGCGTTCTTCTACGGCCCGAACGGCGAGAAGCTGGAACTGTTCCAGAAGCCGTAA
- a CDS encoding sulfite exporter TauE/SafE family protein — protein sequence METLLPETLLFLIAAGFIAAFVDSVVGGGGLISMPALLLAGLPPGVVLGTNKLGGTASSLTSAAQFLRSGHIEKKLAFALFPLSFAGSALGSYTVTLLPSAFLKPLVIVLLIAVTIYTIFKKSWGKDAVYRGLTNAKRALVAVAAFVIGYYDGFFGPGTGSFLLFAFLLLGFDFVRAAGNARLLNFASNVASLATFLYFGLVNFEYGIPMALAMIVGAYTGSRFAIKRGSAFVKPLFVAVTSLLIGKQLWDLWLP from the coding sequence TTGGAAACCTTGCTTCCGGAAACATTACTCTTCCTGATCGCCGCCGGCTTCATCGCCGCGTTCGTCGACTCGGTCGTCGGCGGCGGCGGCCTCATCTCGATGCCGGCGCTGCTGCTGGCGGGCCTCCCGCCCGGCGTCGTGCTCGGCACGAACAAGCTCGGCGGCACCGCCTCGTCCCTGACGAGCGCGGCGCAGTTTCTCCGCTCCGGCCACATCGAGAAGAAGCTTGCCTTCGCGCTGTTCCCGCTGTCGTTCGCCGGCTCGGCGCTCGGCTCGTATACGGTGACGCTGCTGCCTTCCGCCTTCCTCAAGCCGCTCGTCATCGTCCTGCTCATCGCCGTGACAATCTATACGATCTTCAAGAAAAGCTGGGGCAAGGACGCCGTCTACCGCGGGCTCACCAACGCGAAGCGCGCCCTCGTCGCGGTCGCCGCGTTCGTCATCGGCTACTACGACGGGTTCTTCGGTCCCGGCACCGGCTCCTTCCTGTTGTTCGCCTTCCTGCTGCTCGGCTTCGACTTCGTGCGCGCCGCGGGCAACGCGCGGCTGCTCAACTTCGCCAGCAACGTCGCGAGTCTCGCGACGTTCCTGTACTTCGGACTCGTCAACTTCGAGTACGGCATCCCGATGGCGCTCGCGATGATCGTCGGCGCGTATACCGGCTCGCGCTTCGCGATCAAGCGCGGCTCCGCGTTCGTGAAGCCGCTGTTCGTCGCGGTCACGTCGCTCCTCATCGGCAAGCAGCTATGGGACTTATGGCTTCCGTAA
- a CDS encoding cupredoxin domain-containing protein: protein MPVGERVIHMVTGEYKTTTKDGKEIEAYRWDPGTVFVNKGENVKLKILGVNGEHHPFVIEGMNIQGVVKKGEETTVSFHASKEGIYRIICFTHPDSVNNGPMIGYIVVD from the coding sequence ATGCCGGTCGGCGAACGCGTCATCCATATGGTGACGGGAGAGTACAAGACGACGACGAAGGACGGCAAGGAAATCGAAGCGTACCGTTGGGATCCGGGCACCGTGTTCGTCAACAAGGGCGAGAACGTCAAGCTGAAAATTCTCGGCGTCAACGGCGAGCACCATCCGTTCGTCATCGAAGGGATGAACATCCAGGGCGTCGTGAAAAAGGGCGAGGAGACGACCGTCAGCTTCCACGCGTCCAAAGAAGGCATCTACCGGATCATCTGCTTCACGCATCCCGACAGCGTCAACAACGGACCGATGATCGGATATATCGTCGTAGACTAA
- a CDS encoding DedA family protein — protein sequence MLHDVVQSVLAWLEQLGYWGIMIGLMLEVIPSEIVLSYGGYLVSQGRISFVGAVVFGTVGGVVAQLFVYWIGKYGGRPFLERYGKYILIKKKHIDIAERWFDRYGTGVIFTARFIPVVRHAISIPAGIANMPLGRFTLLTTLAVIPWSILFVWLGLTLGERWEAIDEVAGPYAKPAMVIAALGLAAYVLFIWRRGKAR from the coding sequence ATGTTGCATGACGTGGTGCAGTCCGTGTTGGCGTGGCTGGAGCAGCTCGGGTACTGGGGCATAATGATCGGGTTGATGCTGGAGGTCATTCCGAGCGAAATCGTTCTGTCGTACGGCGGGTACTTGGTGTCGCAAGGGCGCATCTCGTTCGTCGGCGCGGTCGTCTTCGGCACGGTCGGCGGCGTTGTCGCGCAGCTGTTCGTGTACTGGATCGGGAAATACGGCGGAAGGCCGTTCCTCGAGCGGTACGGCAAGTACATACTTATTAAGAAAAAGCACATCGACATCGCCGAACGATGGTTCGATCGGTACGGCACGGGCGTTATTTTCACGGCGCGGTTCATCCCGGTCGTTCGGCACGCGATATCGATCCCGGCCGGCATCGCGAACATGCCGCTCGGTCGATTTACGCTGCTGACGACGCTGGCCGTCATTCCTTGGTCGATTCTCTTCGTTTGGCTCGGCCTGACGCTCGGCGAACGGTGGGAGGCGATCGACGAAGTAGCCGGTCCGTACGCGAAGCCGGCGATGGTCATCGCCGCGCTGGGGCTCGCCGCGTACGTATTGTTCATATGGAGGCGCGGCAAGGCGCGTTAG
- a CDS encoding AraC family transcriptional regulator, translated as MLCLELSFPPLPQLITIGRAVWTPGTSHFVRNFAVYDMIFVRSGTFYICEEGEEYAMTEGDVIVLEPGKTHWGHRAVEEETEVYWVHFAHDPPIRYVDRERIPWQRTVERGTDAHLEPVPQTMYVPKRANLPAESIVPLLDEMVRLHRSLTLQSSLRLQAKLGELLVRLQPEPAAKGSARTMRIADSVIRYLQERVAEPFDAGAMERELHFHFDYLARCLKRHTGMSPLRYLHRLQIEQAKALLLRTDLPVQRIGERVGQPNGAHFGRLFRRHVGTTPAAYRAEHKNA; from the coding sequence ATGCTTTGCTTGGAGCTGTCGTTCCCGCCGCTGCCGCAGCTGATCACGATCGGGCGTGCGGTATGGACGCCGGGGACGTCGCATTTCGTCCGCAATTTCGCGGTATACGATATGATTTTCGTCCGGAGCGGGACGTTCTACATTTGCGAAGAGGGCGAAGAATACGCCATGACGGAAGGCGACGTGATCGTGCTTGAGCCCGGCAAGACGCATTGGGGGCACCGGGCGGTCGAGGAGGAGACGGAGGTGTATTGGGTGCACTTCGCCCACGATCCGCCCATCCGATACGTGGACCGCGAGCGCATCCCGTGGCAGCGGACGGTCGAGCGGGGCACCGACGCCCATCTCGAGCCGGTCCCGCAGACGATGTACGTGCCGAAGCGCGCGAACCTGCCGGCGGAGTCGATCGTCCCGCTGCTGGACGAGATGGTGCGGCTGCACCGCTCGCTCACGCTGCAGTCGTCGCTCCGGCTGCAGGCGAAGCTCGGCGAGCTGCTCGTCCGGCTGCAGCCGGAGCCGGCGGCGAAGGGGAGCGCGCGGACGATGCGCATCGCGGACAGCGTCATCCGCTACTTGCAGGAGCGGGTGGCCGAGCCGTTCGACGCGGGGGCGATGGAGCGGGAGCTGCATTTCCACTTCGATTATTTGGCGCGCTGCTTGAAGCGGCATACGGGCATGAGCCCGCTGCGCTATTTGCACCGGCTGCAGATCGAGCAGGCGAAGGCGCTGCTGCTGCGGACGGACTTGCCCGTGCAGCGGATCGGGGAGCGCGTCGGGCAGCCGAACGGCGCGCACTTCGGCCGGCTGTTCCGCAGGCACGTCGGCACGACGCCGGCGGCGTACCGCGCCGAGCATAAAAACGCTTGA
- a CDS encoding dehydrogenase yields MMKHNEKHTAQLPSPRNIRRACGRELYRTLKRLNVYVAPEKVEEAERLYFKKVVGNLLWIFEHRSNKKKQAEWWAEAVAPDIAKLWGVDEESLVRAFKEGFAGA; encoded by the coding sequence ATGATGAAGCATAACGAAAAGCATACCGCGCAGCTGCCTTCGCCGCGGAACATTCGGCGCGCCTGCGGCAGGGAGCTGTACCGTACGCTCAAGCGGTTAAACGTATACGTCGCTCCGGAGAAGGTGGAGGAGGCCGAGAGGCTGTATTTCAAGAAGGTCGTCGGCAACCTGCTGTGGATTTTCGAGCATCGCTCGAACAAGAAGAAGCAGGCCGAGTGGTGGGCGGAAGCGGTCGCCCCCGACATCGCGAAGCTGTGGGGCGTCGACGAGGAGTCGCTCGTCCGCGCGTTCAAGGAGGGCTTCGCGGGCGCGTAG